Proteins co-encoded in one Nicotiana sylvestris chromosome 7, ASM39365v2, whole genome shotgun sequence genomic window:
- the LOC104241528 gene encoding glucose-6-phosphate/phosphate translocator 2, chloroplastic-like — protein sequence MAFSVGKSFGLSTTFDPLQQNIFSSKPYVSSFFSKKIALQKCDKANILSKKPLYISAVSGFGHVDESKSRDKLVQCNAYEASRPQSIPISIDFDQETQVAAAQKLKIGLYFATWWALNVVFNIYNKKVLNAFPFPWLTSTLSLAAGSLIMLVSWATRIAETPKTDIDFWKALFPVAVAHTIGHVAATVSMSKVAVSFTHIIKSGEPAFSVLVSSLLLGETFPLPVYLSLLPIIGGCALAAVTELNFNLIGFMGAMVSNLAFVFRNIFSKKGMKGKSVGGMNYYACLSIMSLLILTPFAIAVEGPQVWALGWQNAVSQIGPNFVWWVVAQSVFYHLYNQVSYMSLNEISPLTFSIGNTMKRISVIVSSIIIFQNPIQPVNALGAAIAIFGTFLYSQAKQ from the exons ATGGCCTTCTCTGTAGGGAAATCTTTTGGACTTTCCACAACTTTTGATCCCCTGCAACAAAATATTTTCAGTTCTAAACcttatgtttcatcatttttctccAAGAAAATTGCCCTGCAAAAGTGTGACAAAGCCAATATTCTGTCCAAAAAACCTCTGTATATTTCAGCAGTTAGTGGATTTGGACATGTTGATGAATCAAAATCTAGGGACAAATTGGTCCAATGCAATGCCTATGAAGCAAGCAGACCACAGTCAATACCAATTAGCATTGATTTTGATCAAGAAACTCAAGTTGCTGCAgctcagaagctcaagattggGCTTTATTTTGCAACATGGTGGGCTCTGAATGTGGTGTTCAATATTTATAATAAGAAGGTTTTAAATGCCTTTCCATTTCCATGGCTTACTTCCACTCTTTCACTTGCTGCTGGCTCTCTCATTATGCTGGTTTCTTGGGCTACTAGAATTGCTGAAACTCCCAAAACTGACATTGATTTTTGGAAAGCTTTGTTTCCT GTTGCTGTGGCGCATACAATTGGACATGTTGCTGCAACAGTAAGCATGTCAAAAGTTGCAGTTTCATTCACACACATAATCAAGAGTGGAGAGCCTGCTTTCAGTGTTTTGGTTTCAAGTTTACTTTTGGGTGAAACGTTTCCATTGCCAGTTTACCTTTCACTTTTGCCAATAATTGGTGGTTGTGCACTTGCTGCTGTTACTGAGCTCAATTTTAACCTAATTG GTTTTATGGGGGCAATGGTATCAAACTTGGCATTTGTATTCAGAAACATATTCTCAAAGAAAGGGATGAAAGGGAAGTCTGTTGGAGGGATGAATTACTATGCTTGTCTTTCCATTATGTCTCTTTTGATTCTTACACCCTTTGCCATTGCTGTGGAGGGTCCACAAGTATGGGCACTTGGTTGGCAGAATGCAGTCTCCCAAATTGGTCCTAATTTTGTATG GTGGGTTGTGGCCCAGAGTGTGTTCTATCATTTGTACAATCAAGTCTCCTACATGTCCCTAAATGAGATCTCCCCATTGACATTTAGCATTGGTAACACTATGAAGAGAATTTCAGTCATAGTTTCCTCCATCATCATATTCCAAAATCCAATTCAACCAGTGAATGCCCTTGGTGCGGCCATTGCAATTTTTGGAACTTTCCTCTACTCACAG GCAAAGCAGTAA